Genomic segment of Dehalococcoidia bacterium:
CATCCGTGGCAGCCGTCGCGCTCGCCCCAGGCGATGGTACTGGACGAAGCCCATCCAGTAGGCGCTGATGTTGCCGGCGTTGCCCACGGGTATGAAGACCATGTCGGGGGCATCCCCCAGCTCGTCCACGATCTCGAAGGCTGCCGTCTTCTGGCCTTCCAGACGGTGGGGATTGACCGAGTTGACGAGGGCGATGGGGTGGGCGGCAGCCACCTGCCGCGCCAGGCGCAGGGCGTCGTCGAAGTTGCCCTCCAGGGCGACGATGACGGCGCCGAAGGCGATGGCCTGGGCCAGCTTGCCCCGCGCCACGTAGCCTTGCGGTATGAAGATGTAGGAGCGGAGGCCGCAGTGGGCGGCGTAGGCGGCGGCCGAGGCGGCCGTGTTGCCGGTGGAGGCGCAGAGCACTGCCCGCTGTCCCTCCTCCAACGCCTTGGCCACCGCCACCACCATTCCCCGGTCCTTGAAGGAGCCGGTGGGGTTGCAAGATTCCAGCTTGAAGTAGAGGTCAGGGCAGCCCAGGC
This window contains:
- the thrC gene encoding threonine synthase, with the protein product MLLRYRELLPLTERTPVITLGEGDTPLVRSRRLGPRLGCPDLYFKLESCNPTGSFKDRGMVVAVAKALEEGQRAVLCASTGNTAASAAAYAAHCGLRSYIFIPQGYVARGKLAQAIAFGAVIVALEGNFDDALRLARQVAAAHPIALVNSVNPHRLEGQKTAAFEIVDELGDAPDMVFIPVGNAGNISAYWMGFVQYHRLGRARRLPRMMGFQAEGAAPIVRGQPVEDPQTVATAIRIGNPASWHLAVAARDESGGVIAAVSDDEILEAYRLLAQEEGIFAEPASAAAVAGLIKVASQQDLSRQRIVCIITGSGLKDPETAETIPAQIVPAAADLRAVEAALALV